In Ensifer adhaerens, a genomic segment contains:
- a CDS encoding GAF domain-containing protein, with amino-acid sequence MTDYGSFVTALASEGQPAKAFEALEALTKELVGVKLFTVMTSNGKAKTSERVYSNMPDAYPVSGTKPYHDNVWSDITLRDKQTFVANTIDDIAKVFDDHELIRSLGCESVINVPIIIDGSVIGTINCLHDQGFYTQDRVAAAEALKLPGAICMMLHETKKETL; translated from the coding sequence ATGACTGATTACGGTTCGTTTGTGACTGCACTGGCCTCCGAGGGCCAGCCCGCAAAGGCCTTCGAGGCGCTGGAAGCGCTGACGAAGGAGCTTGTCGGCGTGAAGCTCTTCACCGTCATGACCAGCAACGGCAAGGCCAAGACCTCCGAGCGCGTCTATTCCAACATGCCGGATGCCTATCCCGTTTCGGGCACCAAGCCCTATCACGACAATGTCTGGTCGGACATCACGCTGCGCGACAAGCAAACGTTCGTCGCCAATACGATCGACGACATCGCCAAGGTTTTCGACGATCACGAACTCATCCGGTCGCTTGGCTGCGAATCCGTCATCAACGTACCCATCATCATCGACGGTTCGGTGATCGGCACGATCAACTGCCTTCATGATCAAGGCTTCTATACGCAGGACCGCGTTGCCGCCGCCGAGGCGCTAAAGCTTCCGGGCGCCATCTGCATGATGCTTCACGAAACGAAGAAGGAGACCCTCTGA
- a CDS encoding Xaa-Pro aminopeptidase, translating to MSNQTANRLAALRARMAETGTGLVALGPGSHMQWAVGFHTHADERPCLLLVAPEKEAFLMPALNAEGAREMTDIQFFEWADAVGPVDALKTALAAIGADAPGIVALDETMRSDFTLLLLDMLPADTKRAFTPDTLGALRMRKDEQEYATLKMNALIADRAMLKAFDAAKPGVTELELAEVVKAHFLSEGASVEFAIIGGGGNGAFPHHATGSRPLARGDAIVIDIGGRKQGFPSDITRMAVLGEPPEGYLEIHAIVERAVQAALKAARPGVKAKDVDAAARNVIAEAGYGAYFVHRTGHGMGIDGHEPPYVTATSETVLDEGMVFSIEPGIYLPGRFGIRLEDIVILRRDGPEIFSGLPRDLKVVQV from the coding sequence ATGAGCAATCAAACCGCAAACCGTCTTGCCGCCCTGCGCGCCCGCATGGCCGAAACCGGCACGGGCCTCGTGGCGCTCGGACCCGGCTCGCATATGCAATGGGCCGTTGGCTTCCACACGCATGCCGACGAGCGGCCCTGCCTGCTGCTCGTCGCGCCCGAAAAGGAAGCCTTCCTCATGCCGGCGCTGAATGCCGAAGGCGCGCGCGAGATGACCGATATCCAGTTCTTCGAATGGGCTGATGCCGTTGGGCCGGTCGATGCACTCAAGACGGCGCTGGCCGCCATCGGCGCTGACGCACCCGGCATCGTCGCGCTGGACGAGACGATGCGCTCCGATTTCACGCTCCTGCTTCTCGACATGCTGCCGGCCGACACCAAGCGGGCCTTCACGCCTGACACGCTCGGAGCGCTGCGCATGCGCAAGGACGAGCAGGAATATGCCACGCTGAAGATGAATGCTCTGATTGCCGACCGCGCCATGCTGAAGGCCTTTGACGCGGCAAAGCCCGGCGTTACGGAACTGGAACTGGCCGAGGTGGTGAAGGCGCATTTCCTTTCAGAGGGTGCATCCGTCGAGTTCGCCATCATCGGCGGCGGCGGCAATGGCGCGTTTCCGCATCATGCCACCGGCAGCCGCCCGCTGGCGCGGGGCGACGCCATTGTTATCGATATCGGTGGCCGCAAGCAGGGCTTCCCCAGCGACATCACCCGCATGGCCGTGCTGGGTGAACCACCGGAAGGCTATTTGGAAATCCACGCGATCGTGGAACGCGCAGTGCAGGCCGCGTTGAAGGCAGCCAGACCCGGCGTCAAGGCAAAAGACGTCGATGCGGCCGCCCGCAATGTCATCGCAGAGGCCGGCTATGGCGCGTATTTCGTTCACCGCACCGGCCACGGCATGGGCATAGACGGACACGAGCCGCCCTATGTTACCGCGACCTCCGAAACTGTGCTGGACGAAGGGATGGTGTTCTCCATCGAACCGGGTATCTATTTGCCCGGCCGTTTCGGCATCCGGCTGGAGGATATCGTGATCCTGCGCAGGGATGGACCGGAAATCTTTTCCGGCCTGCCCCGTGATCTGAAGGTTGTTCAGGTCTAA
- a CDS encoding N-methylhydantoinase A, translating to MSGKTIRVATDVGGTFTDLVCFETDHATGEARILTAKSDTTPPNFEQGVLNVLDKGGVDPKSIDFLAHGTTVVINALTERKGVKVGLITTEGFRDSIEIARGNRPDFFNLHYVKPEPFVPRYLRREVGGRLSYKGEEMRPLDLSALPGIIADFKAEGVQAVAVSFLHSYADPSHEERTLAELKRLWPEVATVASHQITREWREYERTNTAVLSAYVQPTAERYLSRLKDGVTGKGFAGSLYIMQSNCGVDTLESVSKIPITMVESGPASGFWGAAELGKLIGEKNVLALDIGGTTAKCSLIENGQVKIMTDYWIERNQTSAGYPIMVPVVDLVEIGNGGGSIAWVDNFGKLHVGPQSAGAMPGPAAYGRGGTKATTTDANLWLGRINRDYFCGGDVIADMAAAETALSELGAKLGTNPDDVARGIIRIANNNMVNALKLVSLNRGHDPRDFTLVAFGGGGAMHAVALGQELGVKKVVIPAGASVFSAWGMMMSDLRRDYFVTRLADLKTGAGAVIEGLFKETEALALRQFGAEGIGADKVKFLRYGKFRYQNQEHTTEVLVGSDISDAKLAEIEAAFHETYEREYTYRLKAPVELVGIHVVASAEVGKLTMQEKPKGTTPASAGVKGERKVDYALEGIHTATIYDGTKLKPGMNFSGPAVIEDPGTTVVIHPGNRVEIDGFGNIHIHIKA from the coding sequence ATGAGCGGCAAGACCATTCGCGTCGCCACCGATGTCGGCGGCACATTTACCGATCTGGTCTGCTTCGAGACCGATCATGCGACCGGCGAGGCGCGCATCCTCACCGCCAAGTCCGACACAACTCCGCCGAATTTCGAACAGGGTGTGCTGAACGTGCTCGACAAGGGCGGCGTCGATCCGAAGTCGATCGATTTCCTTGCGCATGGCACGACCGTCGTCATCAACGCGCTGACCGAACGCAAGGGCGTCAAGGTCGGCCTGATCACGACGGAAGGCTTCCGTGACAGCATCGAGATCGCGCGCGGCAACCGCCCGGACTTCTTCAATCTGCATTATGTGAAGCCCGAGCCCTTCGTGCCGCGCTATCTGCGCCGCGAAGTGGGCGGTCGGCTGAGCTACAAGGGCGAGGAAATGCGCCCGCTCGATCTCTCGGCGCTGCCCGGCATCATTGCCGACTTCAAGGCCGAAGGCGTTCAGGCCGTGGCCGTCTCCTTCCTGCATTCCTATGCAGACCCGTCACACGAGGAGCGCACGTTGGCCGAACTGAAGCGGCTCTGGCCGGAGGTCGCAACCGTCGCCTCCCACCAGATCACCCGCGAATGGCGCGAATACGAGCGCACCAACACCGCGGTGCTGTCGGCCTATGTCCAGCCGACCGCCGAGCGCTATCTGTCGCGGCTGAAGGACGGCGTGACCGGCAAGGGCTTTGCCGGCAGCCTCTACATCATGCAGTCGAACTGCGGCGTCGATACACTGGAGTCCGTCTCGAAAATTCCGATCACCATGGTCGAATCCGGCCCGGCCTCCGGCTTCTGGGGTGCGGCCGAACTCGGCAAGCTCATCGGCGAGAAGAACGTGCTGGCGCTCGACATCGGCGGCACGACGGCCAAGTGCTCGCTGATCGAAAACGGTCAGGTCAAGATCATGACCGACTACTGGATCGAGCGGAACCAGACCTCGGCCGGCTATCCGATCATGGTGCCGGTGGTCGATCTTGTCGAAATCGGCAATGGCGGCGGCTCGATCGCCTGGGTCGACAATTTCGGCAAGCTGCATGTCGGCCCGCAATCGGCCGGCGCCATGCCGGGTCCGGCGGCCTATGGCCGGGGCGGCACCAAGGCGACGACGACGGATGCCAATCTCTGGCTCGGCCGCATCAACCGCGACTATTTCTGCGGCGGCGATGTGATCGCCGATATGGCGGCAGCCGAAACGGCGCTTTCCGAGCTTGGCGCGAAACTCGGCACGAACCCGGACGACGTCGCGCGCGGCATCATCCGCATCGCCAACAACAACATGGTCAATGCGCTGAAGCTCGTCTCGCTCAATCGCGGGCATGACCCGCGCGACTTCACCCTCGTTGCCTTCGGCGGCGGCGGCGCGATGCATGCTGTCGCGCTCGGCCAGGAACTGGGCGTGAAGAAGGTCGTCATTCCCGCCGGCGCTTCCGTCTTCTCCGCCTGGGGCATGATGATGTCGGACCTCAGACGTGACTATTTCGTCACCAGGCTCGCCGATCTGAAGACGGGCGCTGGTGCGGTGATCGAGGGCCTGTTCAAGGAGACGGAAGCGTTGGCGCTCAGGCAGTTCGGCGCGGAGGGCATCGGGGCCGACAAGGTCAAATTCCTGCGCTACGGCAAGTTCCGCTACCAGAATCAGGAGCACACGACCGAAGTTCTGGTCGGCAGCGACATTTCCGACGCCAAGCTCGCCGAGATCGAAGCCGCCTTCCACGAGACCTACGAGCGCGAATATACCTATCGCCTCAAGGCCCCTGTCGAACTGGTCGGCATCCATGTCGTGGCCTCCGCCGAAGTCGGCAAGCTCACGATGCAGGAGAAGCCGAAAGGCACGACTCCCGCCTCGGCTGGCGTCAAGGGCGAGCGCAAGGTGGACTACGCGCTGGAAGGCATCCATACCGCAACGATCTACGACGGAACGAAGCTCAAGCCGGGGATGAATTTCTCGGGCCCTGCCGTCATCGAAGATCCCGGCACGACGGTTGTGATCCACCCGGGCAACCGGGTCGAGATCGACGGTTTCGGCAATATCCACATTCACATCAAGGCTTGA
- a CDS encoding peptide/nickel transport system permease protein, with the protein MKKTLLILTRNPLSLLGLILVTIIVLAAVFADFITPFPEHVGAVVDFTNFNQPPHWPNIFGTDLVGRDLFTRVIYAYRISLILAAVVLIIAVPIGVAIGLAAGYLGGWTEYALMRITDIFLSIPPLVLAMSIMGLLEPTLTNGMIAVTAMWWPWYTRLVYSITRSEREEGYVLAAEVIGASKLHIMFREILPNCVPSIVTKMTLDFGFVILIASSLSFLGLGVQPPTPDLGSMVADGAKYLPDSWWLTVFPGLAILIAVFGFNLVGDALREILGGDQ; encoded by the coding sequence ATGAAGAAGACGCTGCTGATTCTCACCCGCAATCCGCTCTCGCTGCTCGGCCTGATCCTGGTAACGATCATCGTCCTTGCAGCCGTGTTCGCGGATTTCATCACGCCCTTCCCCGAACATGTCGGCGCGGTCGTCGATTTCACCAATTTCAACCAGCCGCCGCATTGGCCGAACATCTTCGGCACCGACCTCGTCGGCCGCGACCTGTTTACGCGCGTCATTTACGCCTACCGCATTTCGCTGATCCTCGCCGCCGTGGTGCTCATCATCGCCGTGCCGATCGGCGTCGCCATCGGGCTTGCGGCCGGCTATCTCGGGGGCTGGACGGAATATGCGCTGATGCGCATCACCGACATCTTCCTGTCGATCCCGCCGCTGGTGCTCGCCATGTCGATCATGGGCCTCCTGGAACCGACGCTGACCAACGGCATGATTGCCGTCACCGCCATGTGGTGGCCCTGGTACACGCGCCTCGTCTACTCGATCACCCGTTCGGAACGCGAGGAAGGCTATGTGCTGGCGGCGGAAGTCATCGGCGCCTCGAAGCTGCACATCATGTTCCGCGAAATCCTGCCGAACTGCGTGCCCTCAATCGTGACCAAGATGACGTTGGATTTCGGCTTCGTCATCCTCATTGCCTCTTCGCTCTCTTTCCTCGGGCTCGGCGTCCAGCCACCGACACCGGATCTCGGTTCGATGGTCGCCGATGGCGCGAAATATCTCCCCGACAGCTGGTGGCTCACTGTATTCCCCGGCCTTGCCATCCTGATCGCCGTCTTCGGTTTCAACCTGGTCGGCGATGCGCTGCGCGAAATCCTGGGAGGCGACCAGTGA
- a CDS encoding peptide/nickel transport system ATP-binding protein — MTAPTLKIENLTLGFKLWSGMVEVLHGISLHIGKGERVALVGESGSGKSVTARIVLGMLQEMSTARISGSLNFEGIDLDKLKPRDRHHLRGTRMSMIFQDPTSSLNPVYPIFTQFREVLARANPAIGEAEARMKAITALADVSINEPERVLDSYAFQLSGGMNQRVMIAMALANNPSLLLADEPGTALDVTVQAQTLKLMSDLVEQHGTSVLFISHNLGVVREFADRVYVIYKGRIVEQGRTKQLFSDPQHPYTRALLAAVPRITGGGIPDIAEDTAGFHDPLIAHPGASEKELLA; from the coding sequence GTGACAGCCCCAACGCTGAAAATCGAAAATCTCACGCTGGGCTTCAAGCTCTGGTCCGGCATGGTCGAGGTGCTCCACGGCATATCGCTGCATATCGGCAAGGGCGAGCGCGTGGCACTGGTCGGCGAATCCGGTTCCGGCAAGTCCGTCACCGCCCGTATCGTGCTCGGCATGTTGCAGGAGATGAGCACGGCGCGCATTTCCGGAAGTCTGAATTTTGAAGGCATCGATCTCGATAAGCTCAAGCCGCGCGACCGCCACCACCTGCGCGGCACCCGCATGTCGATGATCTTCCAGGACCCGACCTCGTCATTGAACCCGGTCTATCCGATCTTCACCCAGTTCCGCGAGGTTCTGGCCCGCGCCAATCCGGCAATCGGCGAGGCTGAGGCCCGCATGAAGGCCATCACGGCCCTTGCCGATGTCTCCATCAACGAGCCGGAGCGCGTGCTCGACAGCTACGCCTTCCAGCTTTCCGGCGGCATGAACCAGCGCGTCATGATCGCCATGGCGCTCGCCAACAATCCGTCCCTGCTGCTCGCGGACGAACCCGGCACCGCGCTCGATGTGACCGTGCAGGCGCAGACGTTGAAGCTGATGTCCGATCTGGTCGAACAGCACGGAACCTCTGTGCTCTTCATCTCTCACAATCTCGGTGTCGTGCGCGAATTCGCCGACCGTGTCTATGTCATCTACAAGGGCCGGATCGTCGAGCAGGGCCGCACGAAACAGCTCTTTTCCGATCCGCAGCATCCCTATACGCGGGCGCTGCTTGCCGCCGTGCCACGTATCACCGGCGGCGGCATACCCGATATCGCGGAGGACACGGCAGGTTTCCACGACCCGCTGATTGCCCATCCCGGTGCGAGCGAGAAGGAGCTGCTGGCATGA
- a CDS encoding peptide/nickel transport system ATP-binding protein, protein MSAILELNGVSKEFAVNGRTTKAVDNVSFAVEKGECLAIVGESGSGKSTIANMILGIYGATSGAITFAGEPLPERREKRHRRAIQLVQQNPLSSLNPRRTVGASLRLALDVHDIGPRAERAARIGSLLQEVGLEPDYARRSPAALSGGQRQRVAIARALACESELVVLDEPTSALDVLVQARVLRLLAELKARRGLTYVFITHDLSVVRNIADRVAVFERGRLIEIGTTEALFSSPTQDYTRRLISAVPVVSYEEASMRQHIMGDQA, encoded by the coding sequence ATGAGCGCGATCCTCGAACTCAACGGCGTGAGCAAGGAATTCGCCGTCAACGGCCGAACCACGAAAGCGGTCGACAACGTGTCCTTCGCCGTCGAAAAGGGTGAATGCCTAGCTATCGTCGGCGAATCCGGCTCCGGCAAGTCCACCATCGCCAACATGATCCTCGGAATTTATGGCGCGACCTCGGGCGCGATAACCTTTGCCGGCGAGCCGCTACCCGAGCGGCGGGAGAAGCGCCACCGCCGCGCCATCCAGCTCGTGCAGCAGAACCCGCTTTCCTCGCTCAATCCGCGACGGACCGTCGGCGCCTCGCTTAGGCTGGCGCTCGATGTCCACGATATCGGGCCAAGGGCGGAACGTGCGGCGCGCATCGGCTCTCTTCTGCAGGAGGTGGGGCTGGAACCGGACTATGCCCGCCGTTCGCCCGCCGCCCTTTCCGGCGGCCAGCGCCAGCGTGTCGCCATCGCGCGCGCTCTTGCCTGCGAAAGCGAGCTTGTCGTTCTCGACGAGCCGACCTCCGCGCTCGATGTTTTGGTCCAGGCGCGCGTCTTGCGGCTGCTGGCCGAACTCAAGGCCAGGCGCGGCCTCACTTATGTTTTCATCACGCACGACCTCTCTGTCGTGCGCAACATCGCCGATCGGGTCGCCGTCTTCGAACGCGGACGCCTGATCGAGATCGGCACGACGGAAGCGCTCTTCTCCTCTCCCACGCAGGACTACACGCGGCGGCTGATTTCCGCCGTGCCGGTGGTCAGCTACGAGGAGGCGTCGATGCGCCAGCACATCATGGGAGACCAAGCATGA
- a CDS encoding peptide/nickel transport system substrate-binding protein — protein MNKRLTTLAAALLAAASIHGYAAAGGVLRLDESPIGELDPAKATDYADSILMFNMYDTLVMPKQGATGFDPMLAESWTSEGSTYTFKLRKDVKFQSGNSMTADDVVFSLNRMKAIGQGLSYLFTDVDKAEALDPSTVKFTLKKPSAPFIASLVRLPIVDKKLVMEHLDKGDGEMKDWGQAWLDTHAAGTGAYSVVSHNPQSETVMKKNPAYFLGIPAAAPDEVDFKYGLEAATVRTLITQGKHDISSQWLPPEVLKALAADGAQLFTEKGTSEFYIKLNTAKAPFDDPECRLAVSYAFDYSAGIKMVAIKDKVSQGSPSTGALPVGMLGSLPESDVIKQDLAKAKEHLAKCKYKPADMKVELSWIGEVPLEERFALLLQANLSQIGIKAEVKKVPWALFTEMVTKPENTPNVSQVFVNSVTGDPDTLLYGMYHSSAAGTWMSPEYLKDAKVDELLDKGRAAPEADRAAIYQELNKRLKELAPTIFAQDQTAVFAASKRVTAPALSDPSKAFGLAGFAFSFRLMEVKD, from the coding sequence ATGAATAAGCGCCTGACCACACTTGCGGCGGCCCTGCTTGCCGCTGCCTCCATTCACGGTTACGCCGCCGCCGGCGGCGTGCTGAGGCTCGACGAATCCCCCATTGGCGAACTCGATCCCGCAAAGGCGACCGACTATGCCGACTCCATCCTCATGTTCAACATGTATGACACGCTGGTCATGCCGAAACAGGGCGCGACGGGTTTCGATCCGATGCTCGCCGAAAGCTGGACCTCGGAAGGCAGTACCTACACATTCAAGCTGCGCAAGGATGTGAAGTTCCAGAGCGGCAATTCGATGACGGCCGACGATGTCGTCTTCTCGCTCAACCGCATGAAGGCGATCGGCCAGGGCCTGTCCTATCTCTTCACCGATGTCGACAAGGCCGAAGCCCTCGATCCGAGCACCGTCAAGTTCACGCTCAAGAAGCCCTCTGCACCGTTCATCGCCTCGCTGGTGCGCCTACCGATCGTCGACAAGAAGCTTGTCATGGAGCATCTCGACAAGGGCGATGGCGAGATGAAGGACTGGGGACAGGCCTGGCTCGACACACATGCCGCCGGCACGGGCGCCTACTCGGTCGTTTCGCACAATCCGCAGTCTGAAACCGTGATGAAGAAGAACCCGGCCTATTTCCTCGGCATTCCTGCCGCAGCGCCGGACGAGGTCGACTTCAAATACGGTCTCGAAGCCGCCACCGTCCGGACGTTGATCACACAGGGCAAGCACGACATTTCCTCGCAATGGCTGCCGCCGGAAGTGCTGAAAGCGCTCGCCGCCGACGGCGCACAGCTCTTCACCGAAAAGGGCACATCGGAATTCTACATCAAACTGAACACGGCCAAGGCGCCGTTTGACGATCCGGAATGCCGCCTGGCGGTGTCCTATGCCTTCGACTATTCGGCCGGTATCAAAATGGTGGCGATCAAGGACAAGGTGTCCCAGGGCAGCCCCTCCACCGGTGCCCTTCCGGTCGGCATGCTCGGTTCGTTGCCGGAAAGCGACGTGATCAAGCAGGACCTCGCCAAGGCGAAGGAACATCTCGCAAAGTGCAAGTACAAGCCGGCCGACATGAAGGTCGAGCTGTCGTGGATCGGCGAAGTGCCGCTGGAGGAGCGCTTCGCGCTGTTGCTTCAGGCCAACCTCTCGCAGATCGGCATCAAGGCCGAAGTGAAGAAGGTTCCGTGGGCGCTGTTTACCGAAATGGTGACGAAGCCCGAAAACACCCCGAACGTCTCGCAGGTCTTCGTCAACTCCGTCACCGGCGACCCGGATACGCTGCTTTACGGCATGTATCATTCCAGCGCCGCCGGCACTTGGATGTCGCCTGAATATCTGAAGGACGCCAAGGTGGACGAGTTGCTCGACAAGGGCCGCGCTGCACCCGAGGCCGATCGCGCCGCGATCTACCAGGAGCTGAACAAGCGTCTGAAGGAACTAGCACCGACAATTTTCGCGCAGGACCAGACAGCCGTGTTTGCTGCCAGCAAGCGGGTGACCGCGCCGGCGCTTTCCGATCCGAGTAAGGCCTTCGGTCTAGCCGGCTTCGCCTTCTCCTTCCGCCTGATGGAAGTGAAAGACTGA
- a CDS encoding N-methylhydantoinase B, with the protein MTTVSHDPITLEIIQNSLQATADEMFAAMRKTAMSSIIYEVLDMGTGILDAEGELASSGAGIPGFIGVLDKSVKVLVKKFDKPGDVEPGDVFITNDPYYGGVTHLNDLVVAMPVFADGKLIAWTANIAHNSDVGGKSPGSLSADATEIFQEGLRLPAIKMISRGEPIPGIFDIIMVNSRMPDFIEGDLWAAIASVRIGAKRLVELATKYGIATFEAAMRDFMNFGEQVSLKALADLPHGTFEMTEEQDDGRFFNVKVSISDTDFTVDLRNNPDQDTGPFNAGHDDTLVSTQVIFKALTSPHSPANGGSFRPLKLLTKEGTLFHAKEPAAVGFYYEVGIRVYDLIWRCLAPHMPEKLPAGHFASIAGTFIGGIHPDTGRQYTIIEPQIGGWGAAFGRDGNSAIFSGVHGETYNCPAEISEARNGLTIDRLELSTDPGGEGEYIGGRGIRLDYRIRRDNSFLTLGYTRSRIAPWSIAGGHEGSQNYALVMRKDGTSERFAFGSGIRVDKDDVIRIITGAGGGVGDPNKRDPAKVRDDVKNGYLTAERAADVYGVTV; encoded by the coding sequence ATGACTACAGTTTCACACGATCCCATCACGCTCGAAATCATCCAGAACTCGCTGCAGGCGACCGCCGACGAGATGTTCGCGGCCATGCGCAAGACAGCCATGAGCTCGATCATCTACGAAGTGCTCGACATGGGCACCGGCATTCTCGACGCGGAAGGGGAGCTTGCCAGTTCCGGCGCCGGGATTCCCGGCTTCATCGGCGTGCTCGACAAGTCGGTGAAGGTTCTGGTGAAGAAGTTCGACAAGCCCGGCGATGTCGAGCCCGGCGATGTCTTCATCACCAATGACCCCTATTATGGCGGCGTCACGCATCTGAACGACCTTGTCGTGGCCATGCCCGTCTTTGCTGACGGGAAGCTGATCGCCTGGACCGCCAATATCGCGCATAATTCCGATGTCGGCGGCAAGTCGCCGGGCTCGCTTTCGGCGGATGCGACGGAAATTTTCCAGGAAGGCCTGCGCCTGCCCGCCATCAAGATGATCTCGCGGGGCGAGCCGATCCCTGGCATTTTCGACATCATCATGGTCAATTCCCGCATGCCCGATTTCATCGAGGGCGACTTGTGGGCCGCCATTGCCTCGGTTCGCATCGGCGCGAAGCGTCTCGTCGAACTCGCAACCAAATACGGCATTGCCACGTTCGAAGCCGCCATGCGCGACTTCATGAATTTCGGTGAACAGGTCTCGCTGAAGGCGCTTGCCGACCTGCCGCACGGCACGTTCGAAATGACGGAAGAACAGGACGACGGCCGCTTCTTCAACGTCAAGGTGTCGATCTCCGACACCGATTTCACCGTCGACCTGCGCAACAACCCGGACCAGGACACCGGGCCGTTCAATGCCGGCCATGACGATACGCTGGTGTCCACGCAGGTCATCTTCAAGGCGCTGACCTCGCCGCATTCGCCGGCCAATGGCGGCTCGTTCCGGCCGCTGAAACTGCTGACGAAGGAAGGCACGCTCTTCCACGCCAAGGAGCCGGCGGCTGTCGGCTTCTACTACGAAGTCGGCATCCGCGTTTACGACCTCATCTGGCGCTGCCTCGCCCCCCATATGCCGGAGAAACTGCCGGCCGGGCATTTCGCCTCCATTGCAGGCACCTTCATCGGCGGCATCCATCCCGATACGGGCCGGCAATACACGATCATCGAGCCGCAGATCGGCGGCTGGGGCGCGGCCTTCGGACGCGACGGCAATTCGGCGATCTTCTCGGGCGTGCATGGCGAGACCTACAATTGCCCAGCGGAAATTTCCGAGGCGCGCAATGGGCTGACCATCGACCGACTGGAACTCTCCACCGATCCCGGCGGCGAAGGCGAGTACATCGGCGGACGCGGCATCCGCCTCGACTATCGCATCCGCCGCGACAATTCCTTCCTGACGCTCGGCTATACCCGCTCGCGCATTGCGCCGTGGTCGATTGCCGGCGGCCATGAAGGCTCGCAGAACTATGCCCTCGTGATGCGCAAGGACGGGACGAGCGAACGCTTCGCCTTCGGCTCCGGCATTCGCGTCGACAAGGATGATGTGATCCGCATCATCACCGGTGCTGGTGGTGGTGTGGGCGATCCGAATAAACGCGATCCGGCGAAGGTTCGCGACGACGTGAAAAACGGCTATCTGACTGCCGAACGCGCCGCCGACGTCTATGGCGTCACGGTCTGA
- a CDS encoding peptide/nickel transport system permease protein: MPALVRILAKRLATSLVVLIGVSILIFAIARIIPGDPARIALGPNATADAVAALRDKLHLNDSIVVQYGYFVSDLFHGDLGISLYTNRPVTRDIADFLPATLELVFVAGLMMVLLGIPLGVLSARHRGTWIDHTIRLVTLLGVSAPSFVWAVILMLVFAYFVPLFPVAGRLSDGSGFQPITGFLLFDTLARGNLHAFGDALWHVILPAFALALSGIGQAARLVRSNMVETYNKPYIEMAEAYGFSARRIANRYAFRPSLIPSLTIIGLDFAAMLGNAFLVESVYAWPGLSKYGVAVILRKDLNAIVGTVLIISAMFLIVNIVVDLLVSVVNPRIRLSERPA; this comes from the coding sequence ATGCCCGCACTCGTCCGCATCCTTGCGAAGCGGCTCGCGACGTCGCTTGTCGTTCTGATCGGCGTCTCGATCCTGATCTTCGCCATCGCTCGGATCATCCCCGGCGACCCGGCCCGCATCGCGCTCGGCCCGAACGCGACGGCGGATGCCGTGGCGGCGCTGCGTGACAAGCTGCATCTGAATGATAGCATTGTCGTCCAATACGGCTATTTCGTCTCCGATCTCTTCCACGGCGATCTGGGCATCTCGCTCTATACGAACCGTCCCGTTACCCGTGACATCGCGGACTTCCTGCCGGCGACGCTGGAGCTGGTCTTCGTCGCGGGCCTGATGATGGTCCTGCTCGGCATTCCGCTCGGCGTCCTTTCGGCGCGCCATAGGGGCACATGGATCGACCACACGATCCGGCTCGTCACGCTGCTTGGCGTCTCCGCTCCCAGCTTCGTCTGGGCCGTCATCCTGATGCTTGTCTTTGCCTATTTCGTGCCGCTCTTCCCCGTTGCCGGCCGCCTCTCCGATGGCTCCGGTTTCCAGCCGATCACTGGCTTCCTGCTCTTCGACACGTTGGCGCGCGGTAATCTCCACGCCTTCGGGGATGCGCTGTGGCATGTCATCCTGCCGGCCTTTGCGCTGGCGCTGTCAGGCATCGGCCAGGCCGCCCGGCTCGTTCGCTCCAACATGGTGGAGACCTATAACAAGCCCTATATCGAAATGGCGGAGGCCTATGGCTTTTCGGCGCGGCGCATCGCCAACCGTTACGCCTTCCGACCCTCGCTCATTCCGTCCCTCACCATCATCGGCCTCGACTTTGCCGCCATGCTCGGCAACGCCTTTCTGGTCGAGTCCGTCTACGCCTGGCCGGGGCTTTCCAAATACGGCGTTGCCGTGATCCTGCGCAAGGATCTCAACGCCATTGTCGGCACTGTGCTGATCATCTCGGCCATGTTCCTGATCGTGAATATCGTGGTCGACCTGCTGGTTTCGGTGGTCAATCCACGCATCCGGCTGTCGGAGCGTCCGGCATGA